A region of Pongo pygmaeus isolate AG05252 chromosome 15, NHGRI_mPonPyg2-v2.0_pri, whole genome shotgun sequence DNA encodes the following proteins:
- the WDR20 gene encoding WD repeat-containing protein 20 isoform X21, with translation MATEGGGKEMNEIKTQFTTREDGKFLACVSQDGFLRVFNFDSVELHGTMKSYFGGLLCVCWSPDGKYIVTGGEDDLVTVWSFVDCRVIARGHGHKSWVSVVAFDPYTTSVEEGDPMEFSGSDEDFQDLLHFGRDRANSTQSRLSKRNSTDSRPVSVTYRFGSVGQDTQLCLWDLTEDILFPHQPLSRARTHTNVMNATSPPAGSNGNSVTTPGNSVLPPLPRSNSLPHSAVSNAGSKSSVMDGAIASGVSKFATLSLHDRKERHHEKDHKRNHSMGHISSKSSDKLNLVTKTKTDPAKTLGTPLCPRMEDVPLLEPLICKKIAHERLTVLIFLEDCIVTACQEGFICTWGRPGKVGSQRKSAPVDSEQGQLPHSVCFLSLSR, from the exons ATGGCAAGTTCTTAGCGTGCGTGAGCCAGGACGGGTTTCTGCGGGTGTTCAACTTTGACTCAGTGGAGCTGCACGGTACGATGAAAAGCTACTTTGGGGGCTTGCTGTGTGTGTGCTGGAGCCCGGATGGCAAGTACATTGTGACAGGTGGCGAGGACGACTTGGTGACAGTCTGGTCCTTTGTAGACTGCCGAGTAATAGCCAGAGGCCACGGGCACAAGTCCTGGGTCAGTGTTGTAGCGTTTGACCCTTATACCACTAGTGTAGAAGAAGGTGACCCTATGGAGTTTAGTGGCAGCGATGAGGACTTCCAAGACCTTCTTCATTTTGGCAGAGATCGAGCAAATAGTACACAGTCCAGGCTCTCCAAACGGAACTCTACAGACAGCCGCCCCGTAAGTGTCACGTATCGGTTTGGTTCCGTGGGCCAGGACACACAGCTCTGTTTATGGGACCTTACAGAAGATATCCTTTTCCCTCACCAACCCCTCTCAAGAGCAAGGACACACACAAATGTCATGAATGCTACGAGTCCTCCTGCTGGAAGCAATGGGAACAGTGTCACAACGCCCGGGAACTCTGTGCTCCCTCCTCTGCCACGGTCCAACAGCCTTCCACATTCAGCAGTCTCAAATGctggcagcaaaagcagtgtcATGGACGGGGCCATTGCTTCTGGGGTCAGCAAGTTTGCAACACTTTCACTACATGACCGGAAGGAGAGGCACCACGAGAAAGATCACAAGCGAAATCATAGCATGGGACACATTTCTAGCAAGAGCAGTGACAAACTGAATCTAGTTACCAAAACCAAAACGGACCCTGCTAAAACTTTGGGCACGCCCCTGTGTCCTCGAATGGAAGATGTTCCCTTGTTAGAGCCGCTGATATGTAAAAAGATAGCACATGAGAGACTGACTGTACTAATATTTCTTGAAGACTGTATAGTCACTGCTTGTCAGGAGGGATTTATTTGCACATGGGGAAGGCCTGGTAAAGTG GGGTCCCAGAGGAAAAGCGCTCCTGTAGACTCTGAGCAGGGGCAGCTGCCACATTCCGTTTGCTTCCTGAGCTTGTCTAGGTGA
- the WDR20 gene encoding WD repeat-containing protein 20 isoform X16, translated as MWAGSCTSISTRGSARQSHEVGRTEILISVLTEAADLSKPIDKRIYKGTQPTCHDFNHLTATAESVSLLVGFSAGQVQLIDPIKKETSKLFNEERLIDKSRVTCVKWVPGSESLFLVAHSSGNMYLYNVEHTCGTTAPHYQLLKQGESFAVHTCKSKSTRNPLLKWTVGEGALNEFAFSPDGKFLACVSQDGFLRVFNFDSVELHGTMKSYFGGLLCVCWSPDGKYIVTGGEDDLVTVWSFVDCRVIARGHGHKSWVSVVAFDPYTTSVEEGDPMEFSGSDEDFQDLLHFGRDRANSTQSRLSKRNSTDSRPVSVTYRFGSVGQDTQLCLWDLTEDILFPHQPLSRARTHTNVMNATSPPAGSNGNSVTTPGNSVLPPLPRSNSLPHSAVSNAGSKSSVMDGAIASGVSKFATLSLHDRKERHHEKDHKRNHSMGHISSKSSDKLNLVTKTKTDPAKTLGTPLCPRMEDVPLLEPLICKKIAHERLTVLIFLEDCIVTACQEGFICTWGRPGKVGSLSSPSQASSPGGTVV; from the exons ACAATCCCATGAGGTTGGTAGAACAGAGATTCTCATCTCCGTTTTAACTGAG gCTGCTGACTTGAGTAAACCAATAGATAAAAGGATATACAAAGGAACACAGCCTACTTGTCATGACTTCAACCACCTAACAGCCACAGCAGAAAGTGTCTCTCTCCTAGTGGGCTTTTCCGCAGGCCAAGTCCAGCTTATAGACCCAATCAAAAAAGAAACTAGCAAACTTTTTAATGAGGAA AGACTAATAGACAAGTCACGAGTTACCTGTGTCAAATGGGTTCCCGGTTCGGAAAGCCTTTTCCTAGTAGCCCACTCGAGTGGGAACATGTACTTGTATAATGTGGAGCACACTTGTGGCACCACAGCCCCCCACTACCAGCTTCTGAAGCAGGGAGAGAGCTTTGCCGTGCACACTTGCAAGAGCAAATCCACGAGGAACCCTCTCCTTAAGTGGACGGTGGGCGAGGGGGCCCTCAACGAGTTTGCTTTCTCCCCAGATGGCAAGTTCTTAGCGTGCGTGAGCCAGGACGGGTTTCTGCGGGTGTTCAACTTTGACTCAGTGGAGCTGCACGGTACGATGAAAAGCTACTTTGGGGGCTTGCTGTGTGTGTGCTGGAGCCCGGATGGCAAGTACATTGTGACAGGTGGCGAGGACGACTTGGTGACAGTCTGGTCCTTTGTAGACTGCCGAGTAATAGCCAGAGGCCACGGGCACAAGTCCTGGGTCAGTGTTGTAGCGTTTGACCCTTATACCACTAGTGTAGAAGAAGGTGACCCTATGGAGTTTAGTGGCAGCGATGAGGACTTCCAAGACCTTCTTCATTTTGGCAGAGATCGAGCAAATAGTACACAGTCCAGGCTCTCCAAACGGAACTCTACAGACAGCCGCCCCGTAAGTGTCACGTATCGGTTTGGTTCCGTGGGCCAGGACACACAGCTCTGTTTATGGGACCTTACAGAAGATATCCTTTTCCCTCACCAACCCCTCTCAAGAGCAAGGACACACACAAATGTCATGAATGCTACGAGTCCTCCTGCTGGAAGCAATGGGAACAGTGTCACAACGCCCGGGAACTCTGTGCTCCCTCCTCTGCCACGGTCCAACAGCCTTCCACATTCAGCAGTCTCAAATGctggcagcaaaagcagtgtcATGGACGGGGCCATTGCTTCTGGGGTCAGCAAGTTTGCAACACTTTCACTACATGACCGGAAGGAGAGGCACCACGAGAAAGATCACAAGCGAAATCATAGCATGGGACACATTTCTAGCAAGAGCAGTGACAAACTGAATCTAGTTACCAAAACCAAAACGGACCCTGCTAAAACTTTGGGCACGCCCCTGTGTCCTCGAATGGAAGATGTTCCCTTGTTAGAGCCGCTGATATGTAAAAAGATAGCACATGAGAGACTGACTGTACTAATATTTCTTGAAGACTGTATAGTCACTGCTTGTCAGGAGGGATTTATTTGCACATGGGGAAGGCCTGGTAAAGTG GGCTCATTGTCATCCCCAAGCCAGGCCAGTTCTCCAGGTGGAACTGTAGTGTAG
- the WDR20 gene encoding WD repeat-containing protein 20 isoform X13, giving the protein MWAGSCTSISTRGSARQSHEVGRTEILISVLTEAADLSKPIDKRIYKGTQPTCHDFNHLTATAESVSLLVGFSAGQVQLIDPIKKETSKLFNEENSCQHLWKVDWNEERQNEGSKTSEEALVTVQRLIDKSRVTCVKWVPGSESLFLVAHSSGNMYLYNVEHTCGTTAPHYQLLKQGESFAVHTCKSKSTRNPLLKWTVGEGALNEFAFSPDGKFLACVSQDGFLRVFNFDSVELHGTMKSYFGGLLCVCWSPDGKYIVTGGEDDLVTVWSFVDCRVIARGHGHKSWVSVVAFDPYTTSVEEGDPMEFSGSDEDFQDLLHFGRDRANSTQSRLSKRNSTDSRPVSVTYRFGSVGQDTQLCLWDLTEDILFPHQPLSRARTHTNVMNATSPPAGSNGNSVTTPGNSVLPPLPRSNSLPHSAVSNAGSKSSVMDGAIASGVSKFATLSLHDRKERHHEKDHKRNHSMGHISSKSSDKLNLVTKTKTDPAKTLGTPLCPRMEDVPLLEPLICKKIAHERLTVLIFLEDCIVTACQEGFICTWGRPGKVGSQRKSAPVDSEQGQLPHSVCFLSLSR; this is encoded by the exons ACAATCCCATGAGGTTGGTAGAACAGAGATTCTCATCTCCGTTTTAACTGAG gCTGCTGACTTGAGTAAACCAATAGATAAAAGGATATACAAAGGAACACAGCCTACTTGTCATGACTTCAACCACCTAACAGCCACAGCAGAAAGTGTCTCTCTCCTAGTGGGCTTTTCCGCAGGCCAAGTCCAGCTTATAGACCCAATCAAAAAAGAAACTAGCAAACTTTTTAATGAGGAA AACTCTTGTCAGCACTtgtggaaggtggattggaatgaagaaagACAGAATGAAGGTAGCAAGACCAGTGAGGAGGCTCTAGTAACTGTCCAG AGACTAATAGACAAGTCACGAGTTACCTGTGTCAAATGGGTTCCCGGTTCGGAAAGCCTTTTCCTAGTAGCCCACTCGAGTGGGAACATGTACTTGTATAATGTGGAGCACACTTGTGGCACCACAGCCCCCCACTACCAGCTTCTGAAGCAGGGAGAGAGCTTTGCCGTGCACACTTGCAAGAGCAAATCCACGAGGAACCCTCTCCTTAAGTGGACGGTGGGCGAGGGGGCCCTCAACGAGTTTGCTTTCTCCCCAGATGGCAAGTTCTTAGCGTGCGTGAGCCAGGACGGGTTTCTGCGGGTGTTCAACTTTGACTCAGTGGAGCTGCACGGTACGATGAAAAGCTACTTTGGGGGCTTGCTGTGTGTGTGCTGGAGCCCGGATGGCAAGTACATTGTGACAGGTGGCGAGGACGACTTGGTGACAGTCTGGTCCTTTGTAGACTGCCGAGTAATAGCCAGAGGCCACGGGCACAAGTCCTGGGTCAGTGTTGTAGCGTTTGACCCTTATACCACTAGTGTAGAAGAAGGTGACCCTATGGAGTTTAGTGGCAGCGATGAGGACTTCCAAGACCTTCTTCATTTTGGCAGAGATCGAGCAAATAGTACACAGTCCAGGCTCTCCAAACGGAACTCTACAGACAGCCGCCCCGTAAGTGTCACGTATCGGTTTGGTTCCGTGGGCCAGGACACACAGCTCTGTTTATGGGACCTTACAGAAGATATCCTTTTCCCTCACCAACCCCTCTCAAGAGCAAGGACACACACAAATGTCATGAATGCTACGAGTCCTCCTGCTGGAAGCAATGGGAACAGTGTCACAACGCCCGGGAACTCTGTGCTCCCTCCTCTGCCACGGTCCAACAGCCTTCCACATTCAGCAGTCTCAAATGctggcagcaaaagcagtgtcATGGACGGGGCCATTGCTTCTGGGGTCAGCAAGTTTGCAACACTTTCACTACATGACCGGAAGGAGAGGCACCACGAGAAAGATCACAAGCGAAATCATAGCATGGGACACATTTCTAGCAAGAGCAGTGACAAACTGAATCTAGTTACCAAAACCAAAACGGACCCTGCTAAAACTTTGGGCACGCCCCTGTGTCCTCGAATGGAAGATGTTCCCTTGTTAGAGCCGCTGATATGTAAAAAGATAGCACATGAGAGACTGACTGTACTAATATTTCTTGAAGACTGTATAGTCACTGCTTGTCAGGAGGGATTTATTTGCACATGGGGAAGGCCTGGTAAAGTG GGGTCCCAGAGGAAAAGCGCTCCTGTAGACTCTGAGCAGGGGCAGCTGCCACATTCCGTTTGCTTCCTGAGCTTGTCTAGGTGA
- the WDR20 gene encoding WD repeat-containing protein 20 isoform X22 — MKSYFGGLLCVCWSPDGKYIVTGGEDDLVTVWSFVDCRVIARGHGHKSWVSVVAFDPYTTSVEEGDPMEFSGSDEDFQDLLHFGRDRANSTQSRLSKRNSTDSRPVSVTYRFGSVGQDTQLCLWDLTEDILFPHQPLSRARTHTNVMNATSPPAGSNGNSVTTPGNSVLPPLPRSNSLPHSAVSNAGSKSSVMDGAIASGVSKFATLSLHDRKERHHEKDHKRNHSMGHISSKSSDKLNLVTKTKTDPAKTLGTPLCPRMEDVPLLEPLICKKIAHERLTVLIFLEDCIVTACQEGFICTWGRPGKVGSQRKSAPVDSEQGQLPHSVCFLSLSR, encoded by the exons ATGAAAAGCTACTTTGGGGGCTTGCTGTGTGTGTGCTGGAGCCCGGATGGCAAGTACATTGTGACAGGTGGCGAGGACGACTTGGTGACAGTCTGGTCCTTTGTAGACTGCCGAGTAATAGCCAGAGGCCACGGGCACAAGTCCTGGGTCAGTGTTGTAGCGTTTGACCCTTATACCACTAGTGTAGAAGAAGGTGACCCTATGGAGTTTAGTGGCAGCGATGAGGACTTCCAAGACCTTCTTCATTTTGGCAGAGATCGAGCAAATAGTACACAGTCCAGGCTCTCCAAACGGAACTCTACAGACAGCCGCCCCGTAAGTGTCACGTATCGGTTTGGTTCCGTGGGCCAGGACACACAGCTCTGTTTATGGGACCTTACAGAAGATATCCTTTTCCCTCACCAACCCCTCTCAAGAGCAAGGACACACACAAATGTCATGAATGCTACGAGTCCTCCTGCTGGAAGCAATGGGAACAGTGTCACAACGCCCGGGAACTCTGTGCTCCCTCCTCTGCCACGGTCCAACAGCCTTCCACATTCAGCAGTCTCAAATGctggcagcaaaagcagtgtcATGGACGGGGCCATTGCTTCTGGGGTCAGCAAGTTTGCAACACTTTCACTACATGACCGGAAGGAGAGGCACCACGAGAAAGATCACAAGCGAAATCATAGCATGGGACACATTTCTAGCAAGAGCAGTGACAAACTGAATCTAGTTACCAAAACCAAAACGGACCCTGCTAAAACTTTGGGCACGCCCCTGTGTCCTCGAATGGAAGATGTTCCCTTGTTAGAGCCGCTGATATGTAAAAAGATAGCACATGAGAGACTGACTGTACTAATATTTCTTGAAGACTGTATAGTCACTGCTTGTCAGGAGGGATTTATTTGCACATGGGGAAGGCCTGGTAAAGTG GGGTCCCAGAGGAAAAGCGCTCCTGTAGACTCTGAGCAGGGGCAGCTGCCACATTCCGTTTGCTTCCTGAGCTTGTCTAGGTGA
- the WDR20 gene encoding WD repeat-containing protein 20 isoform X15: MWAGSCTSISTRGSARYRPGRHRSQPAAQSHEVGRTEILISVLTEAADLSKPIDKRIYKGTQPTCHDFNHLTATAESVSLLVGFSAGQVQLIDPIKKETSKLFNEERLIDKSRVTCVKWVPGSESLFLVAHSSGNMYLYNVEHTCGTTAPHYQLLKQGESFAVHTCKSKSTRNPLLKWTVGEGALNEFAFSPDGKFLACVSQDGFLRVFNFDSVELHGTMKSYFGGLLCVCWSPDGKYIVTGGEDDLVTVWSFVDCRVIARGHGHKSWVSVVAFDPYTTSVEEGDPMEFSGSDEDFQDLLHFGRDRANSTQSRLSKRNSTDSRPVSVTYRFGSVGQDTQLCLWDLTEDILFPHQPLSRARTHTNVMNATSPPAGSNGNSVTTPGNSVLPPLPRSNSLPHSAVSNAGSKSSVMDGAIASGVSKFATLSLHDRKERHHEKDHKRNHSMGHISSKSSDKLNLVTKTKTDPAKTLGTPLCPRMEDVPLLEPLICKKIAHERLTVLIFLEDCIVTACQEGFICTWGRPGKVVSFNP; this comes from the exons ACAATCCCATGAGGTTGGTAGAACAGAGATTCTCATCTCCGTTTTAACTGAG gCTGCTGACTTGAGTAAACCAATAGATAAAAGGATATACAAAGGAACACAGCCTACTTGTCATGACTTCAACCACCTAACAGCCACAGCAGAAAGTGTCTCTCTCCTAGTGGGCTTTTCCGCAGGCCAAGTCCAGCTTATAGACCCAATCAAAAAAGAAACTAGCAAACTTTTTAATGAGGAA AGACTAATAGACAAGTCACGAGTTACCTGTGTCAAATGGGTTCCCGGTTCGGAAAGCCTTTTCCTAGTAGCCCACTCGAGTGGGAACATGTACTTGTATAATGTGGAGCACACTTGTGGCACCACAGCCCCCCACTACCAGCTTCTGAAGCAGGGAGAGAGCTTTGCCGTGCACACTTGCAAGAGCAAATCCACGAGGAACCCTCTCCTTAAGTGGACGGTGGGCGAGGGGGCCCTCAACGAGTTTGCTTTCTCCCCAGATGGCAAGTTCTTAGCGTGCGTGAGCCAGGACGGGTTTCTGCGGGTGTTCAACTTTGACTCAGTGGAGCTGCACGGTACGATGAAAAGCTACTTTGGGGGCTTGCTGTGTGTGTGCTGGAGCCCGGATGGCAAGTACATTGTGACAGGTGGCGAGGACGACTTGGTGACAGTCTGGTCCTTTGTAGACTGCCGAGTAATAGCCAGAGGCCACGGGCACAAGTCCTGGGTCAGTGTTGTAGCGTTTGACCCTTATACCACTAGTGTAGAAGAAGGTGACCCTATGGAGTTTAGTGGCAGCGATGAGGACTTCCAAGACCTTCTTCATTTTGGCAGAGATCGAGCAAATAGTACACAGTCCAGGCTCTCCAAACGGAACTCTACAGACAGCCGCCCCGTAAGTGTCACGTATCGGTTTGGTTCCGTGGGCCAGGACACACAGCTCTGTTTATGGGACCTTACAGAAGATATCCTTTTCCCTCACCAACCCCTCTCAAGAGCAAGGACACACACAAATGTCATGAATGCTACGAGTCCTCCTGCTGGAAGCAATGGGAACAGTGTCACAACGCCCGGGAACTCTGTGCTCCCTCCTCTGCCACGGTCCAACAGCCTTCCACATTCAGCAGTCTCAAATGctggcagcaaaagcagtgtcATGGACGGGGCCATTGCTTCTGGGGTCAGCAAGTTTGCAACACTTTCACTACATGACCGGAAGGAGAGGCACCACGAGAAAGATCACAAGCGAAATCATAGCATGGGACACATTTCTAGCAAGAGCAGTGACAAACTGAATCTAGTTACCAAAACCAAAACGGACCCTGCTAAAACTTTGGGCACGCCCCTGTGTCCTCGAATGGAAGATGTTCCCTTGTTAGAGCCGCTGATATGTAAAAAGATAGCACATGAGAGACTGACTGTACTAATATTTCTTGAAGACTGTATAGTCACTGCTTGTCAGGAGGGATTTATTTGCACATGGGGAAGGCCTGGTAAAGTGGTAAGTTTTAATCCTTAA
- the WDR20 gene encoding WD repeat-containing protein 20 isoform X14, producing the protein MWAGSCTSISTRGSARQSHEVGRTEILISVLTEAADLSKPIDKRIYKGTQPTCHDFNHLTATAESVSLLVGFSAGQVQLIDPIKKETSKLFNEERLIDKSRVTCVKWVPGSESLFLVAHSSGNMYLYNVEHTCGTTAPHYQLLKQGESFAVHTCKSKSTRNPLLKWTVGEGALNEFAFSPDGKFLACVSQDGFLRVFNFDSVELHGTMKSYFGGLLCVCWSPDGKYIVTGGEDDLVTVWSFVDCRVIARGHGHKSWVSVVAFDPYTTSVEEGDPMEFSGSDEDFQDLLHFGRDRANSTQSRLSKRNSTDSRPVSVTYRFGSVGQDTQLCLWDLTEDILFPHQPLSRARTHTNVMNATSPPAGSNGNSVTTPGNSVLPPLPRSNSLPHSAVSNAGSKSSVMDGAIASGVSKFATLSLHDRKERHHEKDHKRNHSMGHISSKSSDKLNLVTKTKTDPAKTLGTPLCPRMEDVPLLEPLICKKIAHERLTVLIFLEDCIVTACQEGFICTWGRPGKVGSQRKSAPVDSEQGQLPHSVCFLSLSR; encoded by the exons ACAATCCCATGAGGTTGGTAGAACAGAGATTCTCATCTCCGTTTTAACTGAG gCTGCTGACTTGAGTAAACCAATAGATAAAAGGATATACAAAGGAACACAGCCTACTTGTCATGACTTCAACCACCTAACAGCCACAGCAGAAAGTGTCTCTCTCCTAGTGGGCTTTTCCGCAGGCCAAGTCCAGCTTATAGACCCAATCAAAAAAGAAACTAGCAAACTTTTTAATGAGGAA AGACTAATAGACAAGTCACGAGTTACCTGTGTCAAATGGGTTCCCGGTTCGGAAAGCCTTTTCCTAGTAGCCCACTCGAGTGGGAACATGTACTTGTATAATGTGGAGCACACTTGTGGCACCACAGCCCCCCACTACCAGCTTCTGAAGCAGGGAGAGAGCTTTGCCGTGCACACTTGCAAGAGCAAATCCACGAGGAACCCTCTCCTTAAGTGGACGGTGGGCGAGGGGGCCCTCAACGAGTTTGCTTTCTCCCCAGATGGCAAGTTCTTAGCGTGCGTGAGCCAGGACGGGTTTCTGCGGGTGTTCAACTTTGACTCAGTGGAGCTGCACGGTACGATGAAAAGCTACTTTGGGGGCTTGCTGTGTGTGTGCTGGAGCCCGGATGGCAAGTACATTGTGACAGGTGGCGAGGACGACTTGGTGACAGTCTGGTCCTTTGTAGACTGCCGAGTAATAGCCAGAGGCCACGGGCACAAGTCCTGGGTCAGTGTTGTAGCGTTTGACCCTTATACCACTAGTGTAGAAGAAGGTGACCCTATGGAGTTTAGTGGCAGCGATGAGGACTTCCAAGACCTTCTTCATTTTGGCAGAGATCGAGCAAATAGTACACAGTCCAGGCTCTCCAAACGGAACTCTACAGACAGCCGCCCCGTAAGTGTCACGTATCGGTTTGGTTCCGTGGGCCAGGACACACAGCTCTGTTTATGGGACCTTACAGAAGATATCCTTTTCCCTCACCAACCCCTCTCAAGAGCAAGGACACACACAAATGTCATGAATGCTACGAGTCCTCCTGCTGGAAGCAATGGGAACAGTGTCACAACGCCCGGGAACTCTGTGCTCCCTCCTCTGCCACGGTCCAACAGCCTTCCACATTCAGCAGTCTCAAATGctggcagcaaaagcagtgtcATGGACGGGGCCATTGCTTCTGGGGTCAGCAAGTTTGCAACACTTTCACTACATGACCGGAAGGAGAGGCACCACGAGAAAGATCACAAGCGAAATCATAGCATGGGACACATTTCTAGCAAGAGCAGTGACAAACTGAATCTAGTTACCAAAACCAAAACGGACCCTGCTAAAACTTTGGGCACGCCCCTGTGTCCTCGAATGGAAGATGTTCCCTTGTTAGAGCCGCTGATATGTAAAAAGATAGCACATGAGAGACTGACTGTACTAATATTTCTTGAAGACTGTATAGTCACTGCTTGTCAGGAGGGATTTATTTGCACATGGGGAAGGCCTGGTAAAGTG GGGTCCCAGAGGAAAAGCGCTCCTGTAGACTCTGAGCAGGGGCAGCTGCCACATTCCGTTTGCTTCCTGAGCTTGTCTAGGTGA
- the WDR20 gene encoding WD repeat-containing protein 20 isoform X20, whose translation MYLYNVEHTCGTTAPHYQLLKQGESFAVHTCKSKSTRNPLLKWTVGEGALNEFAFSPDGKFLACVSQDGFLRVFNFDSVELHGTMKSYFGGLLCVCWSPDGKYIVTGGEDDLVTVWSFVDCRVIARGHGHKSWVSVVAFDPYTTSVEEGDPMEFSGSDEDFQDLLHFGRDRANSTQSRLSKRNSTDSRPVSVTYRFGSVGQDTQLCLWDLTEDILFPHQPLSRARTHTNVMNATSPPAGSNGNSVTTPGNSVLPPLPRSNSLPHSAVSNAGSKSSVMDGAIASGVSKFATLSLHDRKERHHEKDHKRNHSMGHISSKSSDKLNLVTKTKTDPAKTLGTPLCPRMEDVPLLEPLICKKIAHERLTVLIFLEDCIVTACQEGFICTWGRPGKVGSQRKSAPVDSEQGQLPHSVCFLSLSR comes from the exons ATGTACTTGTATAATGTGGAGCACACTTGTGGCACCACAGCCCCCCACTACCAGCTTCTGAAGCAGGGAGAGAGCTTTGCCGTGCACACTTGCAAGAGCAAATCCACGAGGAACCCTCTCCTTAAGTGGACGGTGGGCGAGGGGGCCCTCAACGAGTTTGCTTTCTCCCCAGATGGCAAGTTCTTAGCGTGCGTGAGCCAGGACGGGTTTCTGCGGGTGTTCAACTTTGACTCAGTGGAGCTGCACGGTACGATGAAAAGCTACTTTGGGGGCTTGCTGTGTGTGTGCTGGAGCCCGGATGGCAAGTACATTGTGACAGGTGGCGAGGACGACTTGGTGACAGTCTGGTCCTTTGTAGACTGCCGAGTAATAGCCAGAGGCCACGGGCACAAGTCCTGGGTCAGTGTTGTAGCGTTTGACCCTTATACCACTAGTGTAGAAGAAGGTGACCCTATGGAGTTTAGTGGCAGCGATGAGGACTTCCAAGACCTTCTTCATTTTGGCAGAGATCGAGCAAATAGTACACAGTCCAGGCTCTCCAAACGGAACTCTACAGACAGCCGCCCCGTAAGTGTCACGTATCGGTTTGGTTCCGTGGGCCAGGACACACAGCTCTGTTTATGGGACCTTACAGAAGATATCCTTTTCCCTCACCAACCCCTCTCAAGAGCAAGGACACACACAAATGTCATGAATGCTACGAGTCCTCCTGCTGGAAGCAATGGGAACAGTGTCACAACGCCCGGGAACTCTGTGCTCCCTCCTCTGCCACGGTCCAACAGCCTTCCACATTCAGCAGTCTCAAATGctggcagcaaaagcagtgtcATGGACGGGGCCATTGCTTCTGGGGTCAGCAAGTTTGCAACACTTTCACTACATGACCGGAAGGAGAGGCACCACGAGAAAGATCACAAGCGAAATCATAGCATGGGACACATTTCTAGCAAGAGCAGTGACAAACTGAATCTAGTTACCAAAACCAAAACGGACCCTGCTAAAACTTTGGGCACGCCCCTGTGTCCTCGAATGGAAGATGTTCCCTTGTTAGAGCCGCTGATATGTAAAAAGATAGCACATGAGAGACTGACTGTACTAATATTTCTTGAAGACTGTATAGTCACTGCTTGTCAGGAGGGATTTATTTGCACATGGGGAAGGCCTGGTAAAGTG GGGTCCCAGAGGAAAAGCGCTCCTGTAGACTCTGAGCAGGGGCAGCTGCCACATTCCGTTTGCTTCCTGAGCTTGTCTAGGTGA